A window of the Polaribacter batillariae genome harbors these coding sequences:
- a CDS encoding aspartate carbamoyltransferase catalytic subunit gives MQELSVEHLLGIKYLKPNDIDVIFKTADHFKEVINRPIKKVPSLRDITIANLFFENSTRTKLSFELAEKRLSADVINFSAGQSSVKKGETLIDTVNNILSMKVDIVVMRHGNVGAGVFLSKHVNAKIINAGDGTHEHPTQALLDSYSIREKLGTVKGKKIVIVGDVLHSRVALSNIFALKLQGATVKVCGPTTLIPKYISSLGVEVETNLKKALEWCDVANVLRVQHERMDIKYFPSTREYTQLFGINQEILDNLGKKIVIMHPGPINRGVEITSDVADSSESIILNQVENGVAVRMAVIYLLAQQIKR, from the coding sequence GTGCAAGAATTAAGCGTAGAACATTTATTAGGAATAAAATACTTAAAACCTAATGATATAGATGTTATTTTTAAAACTGCCGATCATTTTAAAGAAGTGATTAACAGGCCCATTAAAAAGGTACCTTCGTTAAGAGATATTACCATTGCCAATTTATTTTTTGAAAATAGTACCCGTACAAAATTAAGTTTCGAACTTGCAGAAAAAAGACTTTCTGCAGATGTTATTAATTTTTCTGCAGGACAATCTTCCGTTAAAAAAGGAGAAACCTTAATAGACACCGTTAACAATATTCTTTCGATGAAAGTAGATATTGTGGTAATGCGTCATGGAAATGTAGGGGCAGGTGTTTTCTTATCGAAACATGTAAACGCAAAAATTATAAATGCGGGTGATGGAACTCACGAACACCCAACACAAGCCTTGTTAGATTCGTATTCTATTCGTGAAAAATTAGGAACTGTAAAAGGGAAAAAAATTGTAATTGTGGGTGATGTTTTGCACTCGAGAGTGGCACTTTCGAACATTTTTGCACTAAAACTACAAGGTGCAACAGTAAAAGTTTGTGGACCAACAACCTTAATTCCTAAATACATTTCGAGTTTGGGGGTAGAAGTAGAAACCAACTTAAAAAAGGCCTTGGAATGGTGCGATGTTGCCAATGTTTTACGTGTACAACACGAACGTATGGACATTAAATATTTTCCATCAACGAGAGAGTACACACAACTTTTTGGAATAAATCAAGAGATTTTAGACAACCTTGGCAAGAAAATTGTGATCATGCACCCAGGCCCCATTAATAGAGGCGTAGAAATTACAAGCGATGTTGCAGATTCTAGCGAAAGTATTATTCTAAATCAAGTTGAAAACGGTGTTGCTGTTAGAATGGCAGTTA
- the pyrR gene encoding bifunctional pyr operon transcriptional regulator/uracil phosphoribosyltransferase PyrR: MSRKTLLNSKDIEIILHRLACQLIENHNDFSNTVLIGLQPRGTFLAERLAELLKTAYNIKELELGLLDITFYRDDFRRKDKPLAAETTQMNFLIEDKKVVIIDDVLFSGRSIRAALTAIQSYGRPKSIELLVLIDRRFSRHLPIQPNYRGRQVDAINEEKVLVTWKKTHKKDAVYIESKA; encoded by the coding sequence ATGAGCAGAAAAACCTTACTTAACTCAAAAGATATTGAAATTATTCTTCATCGTTTGGCGTGTCAGTTAATCGAAAATCATAACGATTTCTCGAATACTGTACTTATTGGTTTACAACCTAGAGGAACTTTTTTAGCAGAAAGATTGGCAGAATTGTTAAAAACAGCATACAATATTAAAGAACTAGAATTAGGTTTATTAGACATTACTTTTTATAGAGATGATTTTCGTAGAAAAGATAAGCCTTTGGCGGCAGAAACCACTCAAATGAACTTTTTAATTGAAGACAAAAAAGTGGTAATTATAGATGATGTGTTATTTTCTGGAAGAAGTATTAGAGCTGCTTTAACTGCCATACAATCTTATGGAAGACCCAAAAGTATTGAGTTATTGGTTTTAATCGACAGGCGTTTTAGCAGGCATTTGCCCATTCAACCTAACTATAGAGGAAGACAGGTAGATGCTATTAACGAAGAAAAAGTTTTGGTTACTTGGAAGAAAACGCATAAAAAAGATGCGGTTTATATAGAATCGAAAGCATAA
- a CDS encoding tetratricopeptide repeat protein: MSLLKFESMLKTNSVFFFDLVEFEEIVVHYLDVGKISLAKKAIKLGLEQHPASVDLKLLRVEIHLCDNELDAASKLLKKIELLAPNNEEVFIQKSTIQSKKGLHKDAILLLNKALALTEDKVDVWSLIGMEYLYLDDFDNARLNFAKCIDVDYEDYSALYNIMYCFDMEKQHEAAVKYLNSYLEINPYCEVAWHQLGRQYFILENYKQALISFDYAVLIDEFFIGAYLEKAKTLEELENYQEAIDNYLITLELDDPTAFVYIRIGECYEKLLKIEKAISYYKKAVHEDPLLDKGWVLLTSLYYEKGNFQKAAYYISKALKIEDDNALYWRHYAQINLKLSFFEEAVTGFRNCLKLGDKSPEIYLGLVDVLSFLGEFNDALKVVLNAQKNYKDFAEFEYRLAGLFFILDKEKYAFNHLINGMKIDYEYSSVLKELFPLVYENEKIQKLLKDFKKSIE; encoded by the coding sequence ATGTCTTTATTAAAATTTGAATCCATGTTAAAAACCAACAGTGTTTTCTTTTTCGATTTGGTCGAATTTGAAGAGATTGTGGTACATTATCTAGATGTTGGAAAAATTTCACTTGCAAAAAAAGCAATTAAACTTGGTTTAGAACAGCACCCTGCATCTGTAGATTTAAAATTACTAAGAGTAGAGATTCATTTGTGTGATAACGAGTTAGATGCAGCTTCGAAATTATTAAAAAAAATTGAACTATTAGCGCCCAATAACGAAGAGGTTTTTATCCAAAAATCAACCATTCAATCTAAAAAAGGGTTGCATAAAGATGCCATTCTTCTACTTAATAAAGCATTGGCATTAACCGAAGATAAAGTAGATGTTTGGTCGCTTATAGGTATGGAATATTTGTATTTAGATGATTTCGACAACGCACGTTTAAATTTTGCAAAATGCATCGATGTAGATTATGAAGATTATTCTGCACTTTATAATATTATGTATTGCTTCGATATGGAAAAGCAACATGAAGCAGCTGTAAAATACCTAAATTCTTACTTAGAAATTAACCCATATTGCGAGGTGGCTTGGCACCAATTAGGAAGACAATATTTTATTTTAGAAAATTATAAACAAGCCTTAATTTCTTTTGATTACGCAGTTTTAATTGACGAATTTTTTATTGGAGCTTATTTAGAAAAGGCAAAAACTTTAGAAGAATTAGAAAATTACCAAGAAGCGATAGATAATTATTTAATTACCTTAGAATTAGACGATCCTACAGCATTTGTTTACATTAGAATTGGCGAGTGTTATGAGAAATTATTAAAAATTGAAAAAGCAATTTCTTACTATAAAAAAGCAGTTCACGAAGACCCTTTGTTAGATAAAGGTTGGGTTTTGTTAACCAGTTTATACTACGAAAAAGGAAATTTCCAAAAAGCGGCATATTACATTTCTAAAGCATTAAAAATTGAAGATGACAATGCACTTTATTGGAGACATTATGCTCAAATTAATTTAAAACTAAGTTTTTTTGAAGAGGCTGTTACCGGATTTCGAAATTGTTTAAAATTGGGAGATAAATCACCAGAAATTTATTTAGGCTTGGTAGATGTTTTGTCTTTTTTAGGAGAATTTAACGATGCTTTAAAAGTTGTGTTAAATGCTCAAAAAAATTACAAAGATTTTGCTGAATTCGAATATCGATTGGCGGGTTTGTTTTTTATTTTAGATAAAGAAAAATATGCTTTTAATCATTTGATCAATGGCATGAAAATCGATTATGAGTACAGCAGTGTTTTAAAGGAATTGTTTCCGTTAGTTTACGAAAACGAAAAAATTCAAAAATTATTAAAAGACTTCAAAAAGTCGATTGAGTAA
- a CDS encoding superoxide dismutase family protein, with protein sequence MKTLNILNKIGILLLAIATLSACDADTKIAKATIDAKSGSNVSGTVTFTESNGIVTMKAELAGLSKGNHAIHIHEIGDCTASDGKSAGGHWNPTNKNHGKWMEEPFHIGDIGNLVVGEDGKGTIERETNLWSVGGKDAKKNVVGHAIIIHEGPDDFSSQPSGAAGQRIGCGEIIRK encoded by the coding sequence ATGAAAACTTTAAATATTTTAAACAAAATTGGAATTTTACTATTGGCAATCGCGACTTTAAGTGCCTGCGATGCAGATACAAAAATCGCAAAAGCTACCATCGATGCAAAAAGTGGAAGCAATGTTTCTGGAACTGTAACATTTACAGAATCGAACGGAATTGTAACCATGAAAGCAGAACTTGCTGGACTTTCTAAAGGAAATCATGCAATTCATATCCATGAAATTGGAGATTGTACTGCTTCTGATGGAAAATCTGCTGGTGGTCACTGGAATCCTACCAATAAAAATCACGGAAAATGGATGGAAGAACCTTTTCATATTGGAGATATTGGAAACTTAGTCGTTGGTGAAGATGGAAAAGGAACTATCGAAAGAGAAACCAATTTATGGTCTGTTGGCGGAAAAGATGCCAAAAAAAATGTGGTTGGGCATGCCATTATAATTCATGAAGGTCCAGATGATTTTAGTTCGCAACCTTCTGGAGCAGCTGGGCAAAGAATTGGTTGCGGAGAGATTATTAGAAAGTAA
- a CDS encoding PPK2 family polyphosphate kinase: MNLEKYKISKKIQLQKINTKEVVDNAEKKLKKLRKKLSKIQNTMYAEGKYGALICLQGMDTSGKDSLIREVFKDVNARGVEVHSFKVPTELELKHDFLWRHYIALPAKGKLGVFNRTHYENVLVTRVHPEYILSENIPNIKSIKDINDEFYHDRMERINQFENHLAKNGTIVLKFFLHLSKEEQKNRLLRRLNLPQKNWKFSEGDLKERKLWNKYQDCYEDVLNRTSKEDAPWFVIPADDKPSARFILAEILVKEFEKYNFKEPVLSKKVADRIEEFKAQLNNE; encoded by the coding sequence ATGAATTTAGAAAAATATAAGATTTCCAAGAAGATTCAATTACAAAAAATAAACACAAAAGAAGTAGTTGATAATGCCGAAAAAAAACTTAAAAAGTTACGTAAAAAGTTAAGTAAAATTCAGAATACAATGTATGCTGAAGGCAAATATGGTGCTTTAATTTGCTTGCAAGGAATGGATACTTCTGGAAAAGATAGCTTAATTCGCGAAGTTTTTAAAGATGTAAATGCACGTGGAGTAGAGGTACATAGTTTTAAAGTGCCAACCGAATTAGAATTGAAACACGATTTTTTATGGAGGCACTATATTGCGTTGCCAGCAAAAGGAAAGTTGGGCGTTTTTAATAGAACCCATTACGAAAACGTGTTGGTAACAAGAGTTCACCCAGAGTATATTTTAAGTGAAAATATTCCGAATATAAAAAGTATAAAAGATATAAACGACGAATTTTACCACGATAGAATGGAAAGAATCAATCAGTTTGAAAATCATTTGGCAAAAAACGGAACCATTGTCTTAAAATTCTTTTTGCACTTATCTAAAGAAGAACAAAAGAACCGATTGTTACGAAGACTAAATTTACCACAAAAAAACTGGAAATTTTCTGAAGGAGATTTAAAAGAACGCAAATTGTGGAATAAATATCAAGATTGTTACGAAGATGTACTAAATAGAACTTCTAAAGAAGATGCACCTTGGTTTGTGATTCCTGCAGACGATAAACCCTCTGCACGTTTCATTTTAGCAGAAATATTAGTAAAAGAATTTGAGAAATACAATTTTAAAGAACCTGTTTTGTCTAAAAAAGTAGCAGATAGAATAGAAGAATTTAAAGCACAATTAAATAACGAGTAG
- a CDS encoding 3'-5' exonuclease, producing MNLKLTKPIVFFDLETTGVNIATDRIVEIAILKVFPNGNKESKTWLVNPEIEIPQAATDVHGITNEKVVTEPTFKELAPEISKIIKGCDLAGFNSNRFDIPLLAEELMRAGIDFDMKNGKAIDVQVIFHKKEQRTLSAGYQFYCGKELEGAHGAEADTNATYEILLAQLEKYDDIENSVDALSEFSTHGERADFAGFILMNEQKQEIFSFGKYKGRTVEEVFKENPGYNNWIQNADFPLYTKKVLKEIKERMSAPKDTMSNAEKLQALQQKFNLR from the coding sequence TTGAACCTTAAACTAACAAAACCCATAGTATTTTTCGATTTAGAAACCACTGGCGTAAATATTGCCACAGATAGAATTGTAGAAATTGCTATTTTAAAAGTGTTTCCGAACGGAAATAAAGAAAGCAAAACATGGTTGGTAAATCCCGAAATCGAAATACCACAAGCCGCAACAGACGTGCATGGAATAACCAACGAAAAAGTAGTTACAGAACCAACTTTTAAAGAATTGGCTCCAGAAATAAGTAAAATAATTAAAGGTTGCGATTTGGCGGGTTTCAATTCAAACAGATTCGATATTCCTTTATTGGCAGAAGAGTTAATGCGTGCAGGAATCGATTTTGATATGAAAAACGGAAAAGCAATTGATGTACAAGTGATTTTTCATAAAAAAGAACAAAGAACATTAAGTGCAGGGTATCAATTTTACTGCGGAAAAGAATTAGAAGGCGCTCATGGAGCAGAAGCAGATACCAATGCAACCTACGAAATTTTGTTAGCTCAGTTAGAGAAATACGACGACATAGAAAACTCTGTAGATGCGTTAAGCGAATTTTCTACACATGGAGAAAGAGCCGATTTTGCAGGTTTTATTTTAATGAACGAACAAAAACAAGAAATTTTCTCTTTCGGAAAATACAAAGGACGCACTGTAGAAGAGGTATTTAAAGAAAACCCAGGATATAATAATTGGATTCAGAATGCCGATTTTCCATTATATACCAAAAAGGTTTTAAAAGAAATAAAAGAAAGAATGTCTGCACCAAAAGACACCATGTCTAATGCAGAAAAATTACAAGCGTTGCAACAGAAGTTTAATTTGAGATAG
- a CDS encoding ABC transporter ATPase, whose translation MFTEYKNLPNNSRVWIYQSDREFTTNEMAVISKKAKDFINQWTRHGDDLKGSFTIKYNQFLVLAVDESFNNVSGCSIDSSVRFIQELEKELKVDLMNKMNVTFKDDKHINLVKLHDFQQFAKEKKITSETIVFNNMVNSKEDFENNWEVPAKESWHKRFLV comes from the coding sequence ATGTTTACAGAATATAAAAATTTACCCAATAATTCTCGAGTTTGGATTTATCAATCAGATAGAGAATTTACAACAAATGAAATGGCTGTAATTTCAAAGAAAGCAAAAGATTTTATCAATCAATGGACACGTCATGGAGACGATTTAAAAGGCTCGTTTACCATTAAATACAACCAGTTTTTGGTGTTGGCTGTGGACGAAAGTTTTAACAACGTTTCTGGTTGCTCTATAGATAGTTCTGTACGTTTTATACAAGAATTAGAGAAAGAACTAAAAGTAGATTTAATGAATAAAATGAATGTTACTTTTAAAGATGATAAACATATTAATTTGGTAAAATTACACGACTTTCAGCAGTTTGCAAAAGAGAAGAAAATAACTTCGGAAACCATTGTGTTTAACAATATGGTAAACTCGAAAGAAGATTTCGAAAATAATTGGGAAGTTCCTGCAAAAGAAAGCTGGCACAAACGCTTTTTGGTATAA
- a CDS encoding glycoside hydrolase family 3 N-terminal domain-containing protein: protein MKKKLALILFILFASYVNAQTLDPLLTKDVEAQRVWVDSILNNMTIDEKIGQLFMVQAYSNLDKKHENFITEMITKYHVGSLIFMQGTPEKQAELNNKYQNAAKVPLLIGFDGEWGLNMRLDNTYKFPWNMTLGAIRNDSLIREFGAQVGKHCKRLGIHINFAPVVDVNVNPANPIIGNRSFGESKENVTKKAIAFTQGMQSYSVLANAKHFPGHGDTASDSHHTLPVLNFDKARLDSIELYPYRKIFDAGVTSVMTAHLNIPSLEPNTNLPTSLSKNVVTKLLQQELGFNGLIITDGLNMKGATNYATSAEVDLAAIQAGNDVLLIPQNVPASIALFKKALELKTLTEERLDFSVRKILKAKYWAGLKNYKPIKEEHLHEDLNAVDNELLHRKLIKNALTVVKNVNGNIPIRNLESKKIAYVKLGDAKNDSFVNMLKNYTKIDVISDNNLAGITRKLKPYNFVIIGFHKSNDHPWKSYKFKNKELVWLQEIARQKEVVLDVFTSPYSLLQLKSFTNIEGLMVSYQNSKLSQELSAQMLFGAFEAKGKLPVSIRENFKEGTGLFTSKLSRLQYTIPEEVGLSSKKLAIINQYADTILKEKMAPGFQVFVARKGKVVLQKSYGYHTYNKKFKVKNSDLYDLASLTKILASLPLIMKAEEEHKIPLTASLRDILPSFTNSNKSTVTVKEILSHVGRLKAWIPFYKDTQDSVTGKNLSTFYRKKKSNKFQIKVAEKLFITKSYKDSIYKYIKVADQRKKPGYKYSDLGYYLFKEALETKYQKPLDKLVDETFYKSLGANRTTYLPLEKFTRNDIVPTEIDDYYRNQLLQGYVHDMGAAMLGGVAGHAGLFANANDVGKIMQMYLQKGFYGGKRYLKPETINKFNMRYYADKKVRRGLGFDKPQLNPKIKATCGCVSDTSFGHSGFTGTYTWADPESEIVYVFLSNRVFPHMDNRGLIKSNMRTKIQQAIQDAIIDSQN, encoded by the coding sequence ATGAAAAAAAAGTTAGCACTTATATTATTTATACTATTTGCATCGTATGTAAACGCACAAACTCTAGATCCACTTTTAACGAAAGATGTAGAAGCACAAAGAGTTTGGGTAGATAGTATTTTAAATAACATGACGATTGACGAGAAAATTGGCCAGTTATTTATGGTGCAAGCTTATTCTAATTTAGACAAGAAACACGAAAATTTTATTACAGAAATGATTACAAAATATCATGTAGGTAGTTTAATTTTTATGCAAGGAACTCCAGAAAAACAGGCAGAATTAAATAATAAATACCAAAATGCAGCAAAAGTTCCGCTATTAATTGGTTTCGATGGAGAGTGGGGTTTAAATATGCGTTTAGACAATACCTACAAATTTCCTTGGAACATGACCCTGGGTGCAATTCGAAACGATTCTTTAATTCGAGAATTTGGTGCACAAGTTGGTAAGCACTGCAAACGATTGGGCATTCATATAAATTTTGCACCAGTTGTAGATGTAAATGTAAATCCTGCAAACCCAATTATTGGTAATCGTTCTTTTGGAGAAAGTAAAGAAAACGTTACAAAAAAAGCAATCGCTTTTACACAAGGCATGCAAAGTTATAGCGTTTTAGCAAATGCAAAACATTTTCCAGGACATGGAGATACAGCTTCAGATTCGCACCATACTTTACCTGTTTTAAATTTTGATAAAGCGCGTTTAGATTCGATAGAACTGTATCCTTACAGAAAAATATTTGATGCTGGCGTAACCAGTGTGATGACTGCCCATTTGAACATTCCGAGTTTAGAGCCCAACACAAATTTGCCAACTTCGCTATCTAAAAATGTGGTTACAAAATTGTTGCAGCAAGAATTGGGTTTTAATGGTTTAATTATTACAGACGGTTTAAACATGAAAGGTGCTACCAATTACGCAACTTCTGCAGAAGTAGATTTGGCTGCCATACAAGCAGGAAACGATGTGTTATTAATTCCACAAAATGTACCGGCCTCTATTGCATTATTTAAAAAAGCCCTTGAATTAAAAACACTTACAGAAGAACGTTTAGATTTTTCTGTAAGAAAAATATTAAAAGCAAAATATTGGGCAGGTTTAAAGAACTATAAACCTATAAAAGAAGAACATCTTCACGAAGATTTAAATGCCGTAGATAACGAACTATTGCATCGAAAACTAATTAAAAATGCACTTACAGTTGTAAAAAATGTAAATGGCAATATTCCTATTAGAAATTTAGAAAGTAAAAAAATAGCTTACGTAAAATTAGGAGATGCAAAAAACGATTCATTTGTAAATATGCTTAAAAATTACACCAAAATAGATGTAATTTCAGATAATAATTTAGCAGGAATCACAAGAAAATTAAAGCCTTACAATTTTGTGATTATTGGTTTTCATAAATCGAACGATCATCCCTGGAAAAGTTATAAATTTAAGAACAAAGAGTTGGTTTGGTTGCAAGAAATTGCTCGTCAAAAAGAAGTAGTTTTAGATGTTTTTACGAGTCCATATAGCTTATTGCAACTAAAAAGTTTTACCAATATAGAAGGGCTAATGGTTTCTTATCAAAACAGTAAACTATCGCAAGAACTGTCTGCACAAATGTTATTTGGCGCTTTCGAAGCCAAAGGAAAATTACCAGTTTCTATTAGAGAAAATTTTAAAGAAGGTACAGGTTTGTTTACAAGTAAGTTAAGCAGGTTGCAATATACAATTCCAGAAGAAGTAGGTTTGTCTTCCAAAAAATTAGCCATTATAAACCAATATGCAGATACTATTTTAAAAGAAAAAATGGCGCCAGGTTTTCAAGTATTTGTCGCAAGAAAAGGAAAAGTTGTACTGCAAAAAAGTTACGGATACCACACCTACAATAAAAAATTTAAAGTAAAAAATTCAGATTTGTACGATTTGGCATCGCTTACCAAAATATTGGCTTCATTGCCTTTAATTATGAAAGCAGAAGAAGAGCACAAAATACCTTTAACAGCAAGTTTGCGAGATATTTTACCAAGTTTTACAAACTCAAACAAAAGTACAGTTACTGTAAAAGAAATTCTATCTCACGTTGGCCGATTAAAAGCCTGGATTCCTTTTTACAAAGACACACAAGACAGTGTAACAGGCAAAAACTTATCGACATTTTATCGCAAAAAGAAATCGAACAAGTTTCAAATAAAAGTAGCCGAAAAACTATTTATTACCAAAAGCTATAAAGACAGTATTTACAAATACATAAAAGTAGCCGACCAAAGAAAAAAACCTGGCTATAAATATAGCGACTTAGGCTATTATTTATTTAAAGAAGCTCTAGAAACCAAATACCAAAAACCGCTAGATAAATTAGTTGACGAAACTTTTTACAAATCTTTAGGCGCAAACAGAACCACGTATTTACCTCTAGAAAAATTTACCAGAAACGACATCGTTCCTACAGAAATAGACGATTATTACAGAAATCAACTCTTACAAGGTTATGTGCACGATATGGGCGCAGCAATGTTAGGTGGTGTTGCAGGTCATGCAGGTTTATTTGCAAACGCCAACGATGTGGGTAAAATCATGCAAATGTATTTACAGAAAGGTTTTTACGGTGGTAAACGTTATTTAAAACCAGAAACTATAAACAAATTTAACATGCGTTATTATGCAGATAAAAAAGTTCGTAGAGGCTTAGGTTTCGATAAACCACAATTAAACCCAAAAATAAAAGCCACTTGTGGTTGCGTTTCCGATACAAGTTTTGGGCATTCTGGTTTTACAGGAACCTATACCTGGGCAGATCCAGAAAGCGAAATTGTTTATGTATTTTTATCTAACAGAGTTTTTCCGCATATGGATAATAGAGGGTTGATAAAAAGCAATATGCGCACAAAAATTCAACAAGCAATACAAGACGCTATTATAGATTCGCAAAACTAA
- the ligA gene encoding NAD-dependent DNA ligase LigA produces the protein MTVLERIQLLREELNNHNYNYYVLDNATISDFEFDIKLKELEKLEAENPEFFDINSPTQRVGGAITKNFETVVHKNRMYSLDNSYSKEDLLDWEKRVQKGLGREDLEYTCELKFDGASINLTYENGKFIKAVTRGDGFQGDNVTANVKTIRSIPLSIKKDFVSNFQMRGEIILPLEGFNKMNEERAANGEEEYRNPRNTASGSLKLQDSAEVAKRPLDCLLYQVVTEERKYKTHFEILENARKVGFKVPKTIKLAKSIDEVFEFVNHWDKKRHDLPYETDGVVVKVNNLQQQEELGYTSKAPRWAIAYKFKAEQVATVLNKITYQVGRTGAITPVANLKPVQLAGTTVKRASLHNADQIEKLDIREGDTVFVEKGGEIIPKIIAVDFTKRPTNSQPTIYATNCPECNTKLVRTQGDAKHYCPNEFGCAPQITGRIQHFISRKAMDIDGLGGETVDLLRKVGLIQNYADLYDLKIEQIIPLERMAEKSAQNLIAGIEKSKKIPFEKVLFALGIRFVGETVAKKLAKHFKSIDNLMAATFEELINVDEIGDRIAQSIVDFSNNLGNIQLINRLKTYGVQLEVSAESLENQSDKLQGQVFVVSGVFHQMSRNELKKAIENNGGKVSSSISKKTNFIVAGDNMGPSKLAKAQDLSIPIISEQDFIDKIS, from the coding sequence ATGACTGTTTTAGAAAGAATACAATTATTGCGTGAAGAATTAAATAATCATAATTACAACTATTATGTTTTAGACAATGCCACCATTTCTGATTTCGAATTTGATATCAAACTAAAAGAATTAGAAAAGTTAGAAGCAGAAAACCCAGAGTTTTTCGATATAAACTCGCCAACACAAAGAGTAGGAGGAGCCATTACCAAAAATTTTGAAACAGTGGTACACAAAAACAGAATGTATTCTCTAGACAATTCGTATTCAAAAGAAGACTTGTTAGATTGGGAAAAACGAGTGCAAAAAGGTTTAGGAAGAGAAGATTTAGAATATACTTGCGAGCTAAAATTCGATGGAGCTTCCATAAATTTAACCTACGAAAACGGGAAATTTATTAAAGCTGTAACTCGTGGAGACGGTTTTCAAGGAGACAATGTTACTGCAAACGTAAAAACAATTCGTTCCATTCCATTATCAATCAAAAAAGATTTTGTGTCGAATTTTCAAATGCGTGGCGAAATTATTTTACCATTAGAGGGTTTTAATAAAATGAATGAAGAACGAGCTGCAAATGGAGAAGAAGAATACAGGAATCCAAGAAATACCGCAAGCGGAAGTTTAAAATTGCAAGACAGTGCAGAGGTCGCAAAAAGACCTTTAGATTGTTTACTGTATCAAGTAGTAACAGAAGAACGTAAGTACAAAACACATTTCGAGATTTTAGAAAATGCCAGAAAAGTTGGCTTTAAAGTGCCAAAAACAATTAAGTTAGCAAAATCGATTGACGAAGTTTTCGAGTTTGTAAACCATTGGGATAAAAAACGACACGATTTGCCTTACGAAACAGATGGTGTAGTTGTTAAAGTAAATAACTTACAGCAGCAAGAAGAGTTAGGTTACACCTCAAAAGCACCAAGATGGGCAATTGCGTATAAGTTTAAAGCAGAACAAGTAGCTACGGTTCTAAATAAAATTACCTATCAAGTAGGTAGAACAGGTGCAATTACGCCAGTAGCAAATTTAAAACCTGTTCAATTAGCAGGCACCACTGTAAAACGCGCCTCTTTGCACAATGCCGATCAAATCGAAAAGTTAGATATACGAGAAGGAGACACCGTTTTTGTTGAAAAAGGAGGGGAAATTATCCCGAAAATTATTGCAGTAGATTTTACAAAACGCCCAACAAACTCTCAACCCACCATTTACGCTACCAATTGCCCAGAATGTAATACAAAATTGGTTAGAACACAAGGAGATGCAAAACACTATTGCCCAAACGAATTTGGTTGCGCTCCTCAAATTACCGGGCGAATTCAACATTTTATCAGCAGAAAAGCCATGGATATCGATGGCTTAGGAGGAGAAACTGTAGATTTATTACGTAAAGTTGGGCTAATTCAAAATTATGCAGATTTATACGACTTAAAAATAGAACAAATCATTCCGTTAGAAAGAATGGCAGAAAAATCTGCTCAAAATTTAATTGCCGGAATCGAAAAATCCAAAAAAATTCCATTTGAAAAAGTATTATTTGCACTAGGCATTCGTTTTGTAGGAGAAACTGTTGCAAAAAAATTAGCAAAACATTTCAAGTCCATAGACAATTTAATGGCAGCAACTTTCGAAGAACTCATAAATGTAGATGAAATCGGAGACAGAATCGCACAAAGTATTGTCGATTTTTCTAACAATTTAGGCAATATTCAGCTAATAAACCGTTTAAAAACCTACGGAGTTCAATTAGAAGTTTCTGCAGAAAGTTTAGAAAATCAATCCGATAAATTACAAGGACAAGTTTTTGTAGTTTCAGGCGTTTTTCATCAAATGAGTAGAAACGAACTCAAGAAAGCAATCGAAAACAATGGAGGCAAAGTAAGTTCGTCCATATCTAAAAAAACAAATTTTATAGTTGCTGGCGATAACATGGGGCCAAGCAAACTTGCAAAAGCACAAGATTTAAGCATTCCAATAATTTCCGAACAAGATTTTATAGATAAAATCAGTTAA